The sequence CATGCACACACACTAATACACacaaatacacacacacacacaaacacacatgCACGCACACTAATACACAAAAATACACACGCACACATACTGAAATACACACAACTACACATGCACACTATACAGAGCACAAAAGTGTACGATGTTGTCAGAGAATGTTTGCAGAAATGACAAGCTAACGACCATTGATTTGAATTTAAAAGAGTCGTTGCCCGCCAACTATAAATACACATTCAGGACTCTTGAAGAATCATGCGACTCATTAAGAATTCTAGCATATGCATTCAGGCTATCAGAGGCAAACCTTCAGTTTTCCCACTCAGtcgagaaaacaaaaaaaaaaagagcgaATCAAAGCTTATTATCAAGAGTCGAAGAACACAAGCACACACTTCAAGAATATCAGATCAGTGAGGATCATTCATTGCTATGTGGTGAGTTGTAACAGTTTCATATCTGTAATTGATCAGTTAAGATACTGCTGCAAATCTCGTTGTAACAAGAATCAGTTGTGAGCTGAGTTCTTGATTGTCTAGGAGTTCTGGGATAAACAATTGTGTGTACTAGTCTTGGAGTATACTGTTGCAAAAGtgttgtaatagtcaaagtcttctagagtaAATCTTTTCGAGGTTGAAAAATAGATGACGTAGAagtatttgaaatctccgaacatccagaaacaaaccTTGCGTTTCTTATTTTCAGTTCATCACTCTCACCCACTTGCAATTCCATTGGATCTCTGTTCTAATATGTTATTCGATCTCATTCCGTACTTTTCAAGTtgattgattaacatagacacGCGAGAAGGAAATGATTCAACTGACAAACCTCAACTGAACTCTATATTAAAGATTTCGGGGTCAACTGCTACAGtgcaaaacactcacccctcaACCAATCGatcccaaaaaaattaatttattgaggAAGATGATGGTGAATCACGTACATATCATGTAGTCAAGAAATggtattataaaatttattgtgTTTGGAGAGTTAATACAAAGAAATCTCATGTATCAGGAAGTGTTAACAAACATTACCTAACATAGAGAATGACAACATATTTGTGTTTGCTTTTAGAAATTTATTGACAATTTTCCCTAGTTTTAATACCTAATGAAAAAGTTTGGAAAGACAATCTAGatcaatatatattaaataaaagtaaTTTCAACAAATAATCAGATGAAAAgatagagaaaaatattattatgatCTCGAAAGGTAAATAACTCTCCCATTTTGTTAATCCGATCCACCTtacaatattataaaaaaagagttttgtttttgtttttttcctttttgaggaaagaaagaaagaaataaataaatatcgaGTTTATCAAACCAAGTTGACCCTAATACATCCGAGAGAGATTGAATTATTGAGTGTGTGCGGATATAATATATGAATAAACAGAGGCTGCCAACCAGCCTACAATTCCAGTACAAAGGactttatatttcaaaatatttaaaaattcatcCCCTCAATTTTCCAAGTCAACTATCCCCTTTAACTACATTACAGGAGATTCATCACCcaaattcaagaaaattcaGGTAAGATCACTTCTCTCCAATACCCTTTTGTTAATTTCTTGGTTTTGTCCCATTTTCAATCAGTGGCTGACGAAAAAACCAGAAAATAACAAATGGGTCGCAAGCCAAGCGAATCCGAATCCACTCGGTGGGGCATACTGATCCTCTTCTTGATGGGTTTGATCTCTTGCTCCATGGTTTACATTTTCATGTCATCTATAATGAGTTTGAGGCCATCGGCCAGTGTTAAAATGGAGTCTTTGGTGTCTGAAAGTGGAGAAAATTCAAGAATGGGACAAAATGGTGGGGATTGTTGTGGAGGGATTGAGGGTGTAGAGTTGTGGGGGTCTGCTGTGAAATGGGGCTCAGACTTTAAGTTCAATACTTCTGTAGAATGCTGTAAAGCCTGTACGGCTATGTGTACAGGGACAGATGGGCCTTGTCTCTGTGATACATGGGTTTTTTGTGGGAACAAGGAAGCTTGTGGGGAGAAATTTGGTGAGGTGTGTTTGAATTTATTCATTATATCTTCTACTTTTCCATGATTtgttgattgaattttattgtgtttgtTAGCACGAGTATAAACAATTTAGCCTGTATGTTAGTCCCCCTTTGTTTGATGATTGAGAGTGAGAGTAAGCTCCTTCCAGGTGAGAGGGATAAGCGAATCTCCTAATATTACAAGGAGATCAGAGTAAAATGTGGGAGAAAAAGCCAATTTTTAAAACAAGGCAAGGAGATTGAGAATCAACTATGAGAGAACTAGTATGAAGACAATAAAGTCAGTCAAGAATCTATCTATTTCCTTGTAAATTTAACAGGTTGATGCATCAGTCAAGTGGAGGTGGTTTTCCCCTCAATTTtacattttatatatttaacaaaTTTTAGTTTTCAACTCAAAATACATTATAAAGCTTTCTTGGATCAAAATAATAGGCCCACCCCTGGCAagtaagttctgtttagtagagTTCTGATCCTGATGTGAAATCACCTTGAATTATCTATAATCTGAACTGAATTGAttggaaattttttatttattttccgtTTCTCAACTTTCTCTGaaccactttttttttttattatttggaaATGGCTGATGTATGTGTTTGATGGAGATTGTGTCATAAGTATAAATCATGTAGTTGTGTTCAATTGCCCAGAGTTACTTGGCTAGAGAAAAGTGGCATGCCTTATTGGAGCGAATGCCTTGTTGAGAGAAGTAAAACCTTTTTTCTGTGTTTCATCCTCTaattgtttccatttcttttattgtttcagtGCTGGCTGAAGAAACAGAAGGATGTCTTAGTTCCTGATAAGCATGAGGCTGGGAAAAAAGTAATGTGGACATCAGGCATTGTTTTTGGGAGAGGAGAGGTATTTATAACCATTAAATTCCCTGGATCAATTTCATTTTATGTCCTATTGCAACAACAAGCTATTCTCTTTGCCATTTTATGAATAATGACTGGCTTCTTGTCCTGGTAGTCGTGATATTATCTAGATTGGGCTAGTATGTGTGTCTGTGTTAGTCAGCCTTTTACCTGCTGCTTCATTATTCTTCCGCTATAGCAAGGTTATCCTTTGAAATAGAAAAGAATTCTAATTTCATACGTAAATTATCTAAACTATAAGTTTCCCATCTCAAAATACACGATTCCAGCACTCgatattcatttttttaaaaaaatcttatttttgaaattttctcaTTCTAAATTGGTATTTGTGCTGGTCTTTAGTATAGTTCATTTTATCTTTACTTCGGGCTAGCGGTTTGCTATGTTCTCTTTTGTTCACTTCGCTTCTACCCGGCCTAAGTGTAGTTTAATAGGTGACCCAGGGGTTGCTCCTTGTTCCTTCGCTCACATTAATTCCAGATCTTCCTCATGCGTGCATATGTGCACGCGATCAAGATATCAAAACGCGAGTTTAAAGCCCTAGTTGATAGATTATCCATCTGGGGGGTCTTCAAATCGGATGTTCCTTCTCACTCCATGTTTCGTATTGCAGGGTATAGTTGGCTTAGAGACGGATTATGGTACCCTTCACATCAAGGTATGTACTTAAAGGAAGGAGAATGCACATGTATTCCAAATTGTGTGCTTCATAATGAGATAATGGCTCCCTCAATTTTCCTGCGTTTGCATCGGATGATTGGATCAAGTTTTAGCCATATATTGATGACCTGTAAATAATCATAGAATCAAATGTTCGAACCTTTGTGAAACCATCACTTTCAAAACAGATGAAGGTCATCGTAAGTACAGTTAAAAAATGTCTGTTGGGATTTTTTTTATGCAGTTACATGAATTTATGTGAAGTTGAAAATTAGTTAATCTACATGCGTTGGGCCTGTGTAAACAAGGTGGGAAAAACCCAAGTAATGCTAACATTTTAAAGACAATACGATATAGCTTTTCCTCGGGAATTATTTAATCGATCAATGCCTTTTTATAATCGACtttttatcaacttcaatttattattttggaagTGCAAATTTTCAGTACCTTTTTGGTCATAATATGGATGATTTGTCATAACGTGAATTTCTAATTATCAATTTTCGCTGCCTCTGCTTCCATAATTTTATAGAAGCACGATGGTGAATATAATGAAATGGGAAGTCACCTAGTCCATATTTTTTGAGAAACGTGAACTTTCTTGCGTGGTTTAGGCCATATACATGAAGTTGCTTTTAAATTCGTCTCCTGTTCATGTTGATACAATTTTGAGGCCAAATATCATGGATTTTCGAAATGGGAATTAGGAAATTACATATAACCTTTGAGATTTATGTTGCTTTAAATAAAATGCAGCTTTAGGCATAAAGAATACAGCTTTGCTCTATCTTTTAGTTTGATCACTTGCATGTGGTTCTGAGAAAGTTAAAACTAGGTTTATCCAGTGGTTTGAACAATCTGAGCTCAGCTCAAAACTGAACAAAACTTTAGACTTCACCAAACACTTTTGATCTTTAAAGCACAATCTAAGGTTACAGTTCGAGGAAGTTAAACTTGTTGCCTATGCAGGATTCCTCGTGCTGAGGAGATAGCTGAGAGAATTGCTCCGCAGATGCATTTTTGTTGAATTCTTAGAAAAACATCTCATCATgtaaaagaaagaacaaggacATTAACAACATACATCAAGATTAAAGCATTGTTCAGTCACTTTGTATTCAGTTACATCATCTCAACTGATGGTTTCAATAATCTTTGTTCAGCTTTTACCCCACTGTTCTCCACATTCAGTTGCATACATTCTGGAGTTGTTGGCACTGCGACATTGTGCAGGTTGCCATTTTTATAGGGCAGAAAATCGGGGTCAATCCTGGGATGTCAAAGGAAACCACATTCAAGATGTAAGACTACAGCTTCATAAATTGATGCGACAAGCATGCATGCTCCCCTTACAAATagttttcttttcaaaattcgtttttgtttttcaaaGATGTGAGTTTGCCCCTCTCACTTGATTTTTCGAGCTCTTCTTGACCGGGTCCGTGAAGTTTGTATGATTGTAGCTGATGCGAAGAGAAACTAAGATGAGGCCTCATGGAAATTTGATTGTTTAAAATCAAGAAAGGGGAACGACTTGTGACTCTTGCCTTCCTTTTCAAATTTTAGGCTTCTTATGGTCCTCCATTTGCCCTTATCCAAGGAACTCTTGAAGCACAAGGAACGACGTTCAACAAGATTCAAATGGAGCACTGCCCCACTGTAAAAAGGGGTTCTGTTGCTTGGGTTGGTTCCGGCCCTGAATTCTTCATAAGCTTAGCGAATCATGAAGAGTGGAGAAATTCATACACCGTATTTGGTTCTGTACTTCCCGAAGACATGGTGATAGCCGAGAAAATCGCTCAGCTCCCTGCAAAACTAGATGTTTGGAACAATGTTAACGTCTCGGTTTTAGAAAAGACGGTACCTTTGAGACTTCAGAGAATCAAGATTGGTAACGGTGATCTAAATGTTAGTGATGAATAGGAGATACAATACAtagttgtgtgtgtgtgttttttttattatactgTATCAACGCATTTTTTAGTCATTCCAGaagaataatattaatattaaaccACGTTCAAAAGGGATCATCGCATTCCATTAATTTTCATAACTGTTTTCTTCTGACAAATTATAAGCTTTGATACTCCACTTCTCTTATCTTCAAATTTTCAGAGTTGAAGATAATTATGTTTTATAGAGAGCAATTTGTTTTTCCAATGTTAATTTCTGTGTCAAATGGTGAGCCAGCCGGTACGGCCTCATTTAATGGTGGGTTGTGGCGGGTTGGTGTGATTTAACGTCACTAACCACTGTAATATGATTGTCCCTGTTGAAGGCCAAAATCTACGTTCTACGGTCATTTGTAGTTGTCAATTATCATTACATATGAAAAgttacaattttattttattttatttaatcttaAAAAGAATGATTTCTGTATTTCATATTTGTCTTTTTATTTGTTATAAATATTCACTTGCTACCTTCTCCTAATTGTAGTTTTGATGTCTAATTATcgaataaatttatattttttatcctATAATTAAatcatgtttttaatttttttgtcataTCATCGGTTAATCATCCATATTAGACTTTTAGCCCTTTAACTTGTGCTTTTTCGGCTCAatgttagttttttttttttttcaccagACTGTTGATGTGATAATGGATACGTTAATTTTACACATGATTATTTTTCGGTATTACATCAACACTACAATGAAAAGTGACTTAAATCGAAACAAAGTGACACGCTAGTTTTACACATGATTATTTTTCGATATTATATCAACACTTCAATGAAAAATGACTTAAATCGAAACAAAGTGAATTAATTGACtactaaaaaaatgaaaaatatacaagttaaaaatccaaaaatatattttttccctAACTGTTGTAATACttgtttgttattttatttaattagtaaGTGGTCAAATATCTTAATGTATTTCTCTAATTacacaaaaatataataaatatgacatcagttttaatatatatatatattcattgaGAGTAGCTATTTAGTCTATCGTTTCCAATATATTATCTTAAagagtaaaatttattttgatatacGAACTATTTATAAATTGTCAAAATTGGTATATGAATAATTAACAATTGGTACATGATCAAATTAGAAAGTCAATTTGATCTTTATTT comes from Henckelia pumila isolate YLH828 chromosome 4, ASM3356847v2, whole genome shotgun sequence and encodes:
- the LOC140864343 gene encoding uncharacterized protein, translating into MGRKPSESESTRWGILILFLMGLISCSMVYIFMSSIMSLRPSASVKMESLVSESGENSRMGQNGGDCCGGIEGVELWGSAVKWGSDFKFNTSVECCKACTAMCTGTDGPCLCDTWVFCGNKEACGEKFGECWLKKQKDVLVPDKHEAGKKVMWTSGIVFGRGEGIVGLETDYGTLHIKLLPHCSPHSVAYILELLALRHCAGCHFYRAENRGQSWDVKGNHIQDASYGPPFALIQGTLEAQGTTFNKIQMEHCPTVKRGSVAWVGSGPEFFISLANHEEWRNSYTVFGSVLPEDMVIAEKIAQLPAKLDVWNNVNVSVLEKTVPLRLQRIKIGNGDLNVSDE